TCATATTCATCCCAGTCATCTTTGGCTATCACAACAGCTCGATCTGAAAGCCCCCCACAGAATACAATTTTTTATAATCGTTTATAACAGGAAGAACTTTCATGCTGCCAGGACCAAATCCCTTAGGAGCAACAACTCTCAATAATGGAACTACCACTTTTGAATGCAGGAAAGCCATTGTAAATGGGATGCTCTTATCATCCTCAGAGAAAAACATTGAATTTTTCTGATCAAAGACGAAGCCGCTATCTACATATCTAGTACTAAGTCTATTGGATATGTTGTTATATGCTATGCCCTTTCTAAAGTAGTACGACTGGTTGCGTACAGTAGAGCTCTTATGCTCTTTTATTTCAGCACCATCAAATTGCCAGTTAAGGATATACTCGTTATTGCCATACCACTTTCTATAGTCACTTCCCTTTACATAGGGAAACCACTTTATATCACCAGGAAAGTCCTCGCCGAGACAGTCGCGCTTAAAAAATATATCCTCACTAGAGACCTCAAACCATCTACGCATAAAGCGGTCGTTGTCACCAGTTTGAAGCCCAGTAAATGCCTCTGATATTTCCTTAAGCTGGAGACCATCACGAAATGCCGACAGAGAATGATCAGAGATAAAATATGCAAACACACTCCTGGGAAGCTCTGAGAAAAGCTTTGCAGAAACCCTGAACAAGCCGCGCCTAGCTAAAAATGCAGCCTCCTTTTCCTTCGAGTTGCCCTCCTTGGTTAAGTCAAAAAAATCACTTTTCTGATCAATTCTTCGCCCCTTACCCAAAGTGAAAGCGGCGACCTGAACAACCTCACCCTTAATTTCATCAAATGCATGCGCCCCCAAGTGCATCAAGCTTAGAATTTGAGATTCTTCTAATAATGATTCTCTAAACTCGGTATATTCATCACCAGACATCCAACTGTCCATTGTAACCATGGAAACAATGCCGCATTCGACAACAAGCTTAAAGCTGCGCTCAATAAACATGGCAAAGAAGTCAGCACATGTATCTGGATAGCAGCTAGCAACCCAGGCCTGAAGCTCCTTATTCATATTTTTCTTGCCCATATATGGAGGATTAGCAAGAACGACATTGTATTTTTTCTGCAGAAACTCGGCCTGATATAAAACCTTCAACACCGACTTATGGGTATCAGAGAGAAAAAGCTCCCCTGAAACATTTTTCCCCTCCAACGCCGCTAATGTACTAGATGGGGACTTAAAAGTTGGTCGAATCAAAGAGCCAAAATTATCTGCCCCCTCGAATTCCTTCA
This DNA window, taken from Microbulbifer sp. MKSA007, encodes the following:
- the pglX gene encoding BREX-1 system adenine-specific DNA-methyltransferase PglX, with translation MDTTRLKKFAQYARRSLIEQVESKLKLVMDRESEARREHPKAIAELEKKLAEQTEEQLIEQVAYIWFNRFCALRFMDVNQYNRIMVISPLAGQFQPEILAEAKAGHIDDGIVNAATREKVFGLLSGSIASRDGQSEAFRLLIVAVCNDLHRIMPYLFERIEDYTELLMPDDLLSGNSILAYTREAMTPEACESVESIGWLYQFYISEKKDEVFDGLKKNKKITPENIPAATQLFTPHWIVRYLVENSIGRLWMLNNPNSKVIEQMDYYIKPVEEEKDFLKISSPEEIKVCDPACGSGHMLTYAYDLLYAIYLDSGYDAIEIPRNILANNLYGIEIDERAAELAAFALTMKAVKGSPNDEGNNRRRFFRSPVEPNICRLEKVSFTEQELDSYIDFAGKDLFTQDLRETLKEFEGADNFGSLIRPTFKSPSSTLAALEGKNVSGELFLSDTHKSVLKVLYQAEFLQKKYNVVLANPPYMGKKNMNKELQAWVASCYPDTCADFFAMFIERSFKLVVECGIVSMVTMDSWMSGDEYTEFRESLLEESQILSLMHLGAHAFDEIKGEVVQVAAFTLGKGRRIDQKSDFFDLTKEGNSKEKEAAFLARRGLFRVSAKLFSELPRSVFAYFISDHSLSAFRDGLQLKEISEAFTGLQTGDNDRFMRRWFEVSSEDIFFKRDCLGEDFPGDIKWFPYVKGSDYRKWYGNNEYILNWQFDGAEIKEHKSSTVRNQSYYFRKGIAYNNISNRLSTRYVDSGFVFDQKNSMFFSEDDKSIPFTMAFLHSKVVVPLLRVVAPKGFGPGSMKVLPVINDYKKLYSVGGFQIELL